The following proteins come from a genomic window of Corynebacterium hansenii:
- the map gene encoding type I methionyl aminopeptidase — MIRFRRNRPSIPAKTPAELDAMQAAGEIVGRALAAVRDAAMPGATTQDLNDVAHEVITSAGAVPSFLGYEGFPASVCASVNEVIVHGIPSRERVLAEGDLVSIDCGAILDGWHGDSALTFGVGKLREDWEKLNVATSEVLEAGIAAMVPGARLTDVSHALEQATRAAEVRHGIELGIVDGYGGHGIGREMHMEPFLANEGKPGKGPLIQEGSVLAIEPMLILGGEWGSDELDDGWTVVTADGQPASHWEHTVAATADGPRILTPRP, encoded by the coding sequence GTGATCAGATTCCGACGCAATCGCCCGTCCATCCCCGCCAAGACCCCCGCGGAACTCGACGCCATGCAGGCGGCCGGCGAAATCGTCGGCCGCGCGCTGGCGGCGGTGCGGGACGCCGCGATGCCGGGCGCCACGACGCAGGACCTCAACGACGTCGCCCATGAGGTCATCACCTCCGCCGGCGCCGTGCCGTCGTTCCTGGGGTACGAGGGTTTCCCCGCCTCGGTGTGCGCGTCGGTCAACGAGGTCATCGTCCACGGCATCCCCTCGCGCGAGCGGGTGCTCGCGGAAGGCGACCTCGTGTCCATCGATTGCGGCGCGATCCTGGACGGCTGGCACGGCGATTCGGCTCTCACGTTCGGCGTCGGCAAGCTGCGCGAGGACTGGGAGAAGCTCAACGTGGCCACCTCCGAGGTGCTCGAAGCCGGGATCGCGGCGATGGTGCCCGGCGCCCGCCTGACCGACGTCTCGCATGCGCTGGAGCAGGCGACGCGGGCGGCGGAGGTGCGGCACGGCATCGAGCTCGGCATCGTCGACGGGTACGGCGGCCACGGCATCGGCCGCGAGATGCACATGGAGCCCTTCCTGGCCAACGAGGGCAAACCCGGCAAGGGCCCGCTGATCCAGGAGGGCTCCGTGCTGGCCATCGAGCCGATGCTCATCCTCGGCGGGGAGTGGGGCTCGGATGAGCTCGACGACGGGTGGACGGTGGTGACAGCCGACGGGCAGCCGGCGTCGCACTGGGAGCACACGGTGGCCGCGACGGCCGACGGGCCGCGCATTCTGACGCCGCGGCCGTGA
- the rplO gene encoding 50S ribosomal protein L15 has product MTDPIKLHDLAPAPGAKKDKTRVGRGEASKGKTAGRGTKGTKARKQVSAAFEGGQMPLHMRLPKLKGFKNPAKVTFQVVNVSDLARLFPEGGDVTVADLVAKGAVRAKQPVKILGNGDIDVKVNVTADKFSGSAKSKIEAAGGTVTEA; this is encoded by the coding sequence ATGACTGATCCCATCAAGCTCCACGACCTGGCTCCGGCCCCGGGCGCCAAGAAGGACAAGACCCGCGTCGGTCGCGGCGAGGCGTCCAAGGGCAAGACCGCCGGTCGCGGCACCAAGGGCACCAAGGCCCGCAAGCAGGTTTCGGCGGCGTTCGAGGGCGGCCAGATGCCGCTGCACATGCGCCTGCCGAAGCTGAAGGGCTTCAAGAACCCGGCGAAGGTGACCTTCCAGGTCGTCAACGTCTCGGATCTGGCCCGTCTCTTCCCGGAGGGCGGCGACGTCACCGTCGCCGACCTGGTCGCCAAGGGCGCCGTGCGCGCCAAGCAGCCGGTGAAGATCCTGGGCAACGGTGACATCGACGTCAAGGTCAACGTCACCGCCGACAAGTTCTCGGGCTCCGCGAAGTCCAAGATCGAGGCCGCGGGCGGCACCGTCACCGAGGCGTAA
- the rpmD gene encoding 50S ribosomal protein L30, with the protein MALKITQLRGTAGTKQNQKDSLRTLGLKRRHQSVVRPDTPEVRGLINAVRHMVEVEEVAGE; encoded by the coding sequence ATGGCTCTGAAGATCACCCAGCTCCGCGGCACCGCGGGCACCAAGCAGAACCAGAAGGACTCGCTGCGCACCCTCGGCCTCAAGCGCCGGCACCAGTCCGTGGTCCGTCCGGATACCCCGGAGGTCCGCGGCCTGATCAACGCCGTGCGTCACATGGTCGAGGTCGAAGAAGTGGCGGGGGAGTAG
- the secY gene encoding preprotein translocase subunit SecY, whose amino-acid sequence MHVPSGFLAALRDPDLRKKILFTLGMIVLYRVGAQIPTPGVDYQTVAARLEQITQDQSSVYSLINLFSGGALLQMSIFGIGIMPYITASIIVQLLTVVIPHFEQLKKEGQSGQAKMTQYTRYLTVALALLQSAGIVAMADRGALLGGNQSLLIQGAGLFDMVVMVLVLTSGAVLVMWIGELITDRGVGNGMSLLIFAGIAAQMPAEGAGILQSAGGLVFATVIAAVLVLIIGVIFIEQGQRRIPVQYAKRMVGRRQYGGSSTYLPLKVNQAGVIPVIFASSLIYVPVLITQIVQSGQKNPSQDNWWQRNVIQYLLSPSSWQYIVLFFALIVFFSYFYTSVQYDPNDQADNMKKYGGFIPGFRPGRPTAEYLGYVITRLLAVGSLYLALIAVLPNFMLDLGIGSNQGGMSGGMFGGTALLILVSVALTTVKQIESQLMQRNYEGFLK is encoded by the coding sequence ATGCACGTGCCTTCCGGTTTCCTGGCGGCCCTGCGCGACCCCGATCTGCGGAAGAAGATCCTGTTCACCCTGGGCATGATCGTTCTGTACCGCGTCGGCGCGCAGATCCCCACCCCGGGCGTCGACTACCAGACGGTGGCGGCACGCCTTGAGCAGATCACGCAGGACCAGTCCAGCGTCTACTCGCTCATCAACTTGTTCTCGGGCGGCGCACTGCTGCAGATGTCGATCTTCGGCATCGGCATCATGCCGTACATCACCGCGTCGATCATCGTGCAGCTGCTGACGGTGGTGATCCCGCACTTCGAGCAGCTGAAGAAGGAAGGCCAATCCGGCCAGGCCAAGATGACGCAGTACACGCGCTATCTGACGGTCGCCCTCGCCCTGCTGCAGTCCGCCGGCATCGTCGCCATGGCCGACCGCGGCGCGCTGCTCGGCGGCAACCAGTCGCTGCTGATCCAGGGCGCCGGCCTGTTCGACATGGTCGTCATGGTCCTGGTGCTCACCTCGGGCGCCGTGCTGGTGATGTGGATCGGCGAGCTGATCACCGACCGCGGCGTCGGCAACGGCATGTCGCTGCTGATCTTCGCCGGCATCGCCGCGCAGATGCCCGCCGAGGGCGCCGGCATCCTGCAGTCCGCCGGCGGCCTGGTGTTCGCCACCGTGATCGCCGCCGTCCTGGTGCTCATCATCGGCGTCATCTTCATCGAGCAGGGCCAGCGCCGCATCCCGGTGCAGTACGCCAAGCGCATGGTCGGCCGCCGCCAGTACGGCGGTTCGTCCACCTACCTGCCGCTGAAGGTCAACCAGGCCGGCGTCATCCCGGTCATCTTCGCGTCGTCGCTGATCTACGTGCCGGTGCTGATCACCCAGATCGTGCAGTCCGGCCAGAAGAACCCGTCGCAGGACAACTGGTGGCAGCGCAACGTCATCCAGTACCTGCTGTCGCCGTCCAGCTGGCAGTACATCGTGCTGTTCTTCGCCCTGATCGTGTTCTTCTCGTACTTCTACACCTCGGTGCAGTACGACCCGAACGACCAGGCCGACAACATGAAGAAGTACGGCGGCTTCATCCCGGGCTTCCGCCCCGGACGCCCCACCGCCGAGTACCTGGGCTACGTGATCACCCGCCTGCTGGCCGTCGGCTCGCTGTACCTGGCGCTCATCGCGGTGCTGCCGAATTTCATGCTCGATCTGGGCATCGGAAGCAACCAGGGCGGCATGAGCGGCGGTATGTTCGGTGGTACGGCTCTGCTGATTCTCGTGTCCGTCGCGCTGACGACGGTGAAGCAGATCGAGAGCCAGCTCATGCAACGAAACTATGAAGGGTTCCTGAAGTAA
- the rpsE gene encoding 30S ribosomal protein S5, which translates to MPGRERRDGGRGSADNQNNNNRRDDRRDGGRGGRDNRRQQDERNQYLERVVTINRVSKVVKGGRRFSFTALVIVGDGEGNVGVGYGKAKEVPAAIQKGAEEARKNFFRVPMIAGTITHPVQGEAAAGVVMLRPAAPGTGVIAGGAVRPVLECAGIQDVLSKSLGSDNAINVVHATVDALKQLVRPEEVAARRGKTLEEVAPAGMLRARAGQGA; encoded by the coding sequence ATGCCGGGACGTGAACGGCGTGACGGCGGACGTGGCTCCGCCGACAACCAGAACAACAACAACCGCCGCGACGATCGTCGCGACGGCGGCCGCGGCGGCCGCGACAACCGTCGCCAGCAGGACGAGCGCAACCAGTACCTGGAGCGCGTCGTCACCATCAACCGCGTGTCCAAGGTCGTGAAGGGCGGTCGTCGCTTCAGCTTCACCGCTCTCGTGATCGTCGGCGACGGCGAGGGCAACGTGGGCGTCGGCTACGGCAAGGCGAAGGAGGTGCCGGCAGCGATCCAGAAGGGCGCCGAGGAGGCCCGCAAGAACTTCTTCCGCGTCCCGATGATCGCCGGCACCATCACCCACCCGGTTCAGGGCGAGGCCGCCGCCGGCGTCGTCATGCTCCGCCCGGCCGCCCCGGGTACCGGCGTCATCGCCGGTGGCGCGGTTCGCCCGGTGCTCGAGTGCGCCGGCATCCAGGATGTGCTGTCGAAGTCCCTGGGCTCCGACAACGCCATCAACGTCGTCCACGCCACCGTGGACGCCCTCAAGCAGCTGGTGCGCCCCGAAGAGGTCGCCGCTCGCCGCGGCAAGACCCTCGAAGAGGTCGCCCCGGCCGGTATGCTGCGCGCCCGCGCGGGACAGGGAGCGTGA
- a CDS encoding adenylate kinase yields the protein MRLVLLGPPGAGKGTQAAILSEKLGVPHISTGDLFRANIGEGTPLGLEAKSYMDAGNLVPDDVTVRMVESRLEEDDAKAGFLLDGFPRTVPQADELERILKGLGLELDGVVQFDVSEDVVVERMLARGRADDTEDVIRNRMHVYERETAPLLDHYADKVVKIKAEGTVEEINAAAMAELDKLQK from the coding sequence ATGCGACTCGTTCTCCTTGGTCCCCCCGGTGCCGGCAAGGGCACCCAGGCCGCCATTCTCTCCGAGAAGCTCGGCGTCCCCCACATCTCGACCGGTGATCTGTTCCGGGCGAACATCGGCGAGGGCACCCCGCTGGGCCTCGAGGCGAAGTCCTACATGGACGCCGGGAACCTGGTCCCCGACGACGTGACGGTCCGCATGGTGGAGTCCCGCCTGGAGGAGGACGACGCCAAGGCCGGTTTCCTCCTCGACGGTTTCCCCCGCACGGTCCCGCAGGCCGATGAGCTCGAGCGCATCCTGAAGGGCCTTGGCCTGGAGCTGGACGGCGTCGTGCAGTTCGACGTGTCCGAGGACGTCGTGGTGGAGCGCATGCTCGCCCGCGGCCGCGCCGACGACACCGAGGACGTCATCCGAAACCGCATGCACGTCTACGAGCGCGAGACCGCGCCGCTGCTGGACCACTACGCGGACAAGGTCGTCAAGATCAAGGCCGAGGGCACGGTCGAGGAGATCAACGCCGCCGCCATGGCGGAGCTGGACAAGCTCCAGAAGTAA
- the rplR gene encoding 50S ribosomal protein L18 has protein sequence MSNNNEKRLPVGKDISTRRRVARARRHARLRKNIRGTAETPRLVVHRSSRHMTAQIIDDSIGRTLASASTLDADIRAIEGDKKARSAKVGEVLAARAKDAGIDSVVFDRGGYQYHGRVAALAEAAREGGLKF, from the coding sequence ATGAGCAACAACAACGAAAAGCGCCTCCCGGTCGGCAAGGACATCTCGACGCGTCGCCGCGTCGCCCGCGCTCGCCGCCACGCGCGCCTGCGCAAGAACATCCGCGGCACCGCCGAGACCCCGCGTCTCGTGGTCCACCGCTCCTCGCGCCACATGACCGCCCAGATCATCGACGACTCCATCGGCCGCACCCTGGCCTCGGCGTCGACCCTGGACGCGGACATCCGCGCCATCGAGGGCGACAAGAAGGCCCGCAGCGCCAAGGTCGGCGAGGTCCTCGCCGCCCGCGCCAAGGACGCCGGCATCGACTCGGTCGTCTTCGACCGCGGCGGATACCAGTACCACGGCCGCGTGGCCGCGCTGGCCGAAGCCGCCCGCGAAGGTGGCCTGAAGTTCTAA